The DNA segment GCCGCGCCGACCTTGTCGTGGAAGGGAAAGGCCCCGACCACAAGCGGTGCGCCCTGACTGTCGAGCGCGGCCAGCGCGCGCTCGGCCAGCGAGACCGCGTTGTCGGCGTGGACGTGCGCGGCGGTGCCCTCGCAGAGAATCGTGCGGCTCTCGGTGGCGAAAAACGAGCGAGGAGGCCGGTAATCGCCGAGTATCGTGCTCGCGTCGCGGCGGGTCATCTCGTCAGCCACCAAGAGCCGCCCCTCCGTCCACAAGCAATTCCTGCATCGTGATGTGCCCCGCTTCGGCTGAGGCGAGAAACAACACGGCCGCCGCGATGTCGCGTGGCAGCGCGATCTTCTCCAGTGGGATCCCTCCCTTGTGGTCGGTCGGCGAACCCGCCACGAGATCGGCGATGGCCTCGCCGGGATCCCTGTTTTCCGGCCACATTCCGCGCAGCATCGGCGTGTCGGTCGAGCCGGGGGCCACGACATTGCAGCGGATGCCGTGGCGGGCCAGTTCGAGGCCGAGCGACTTGGTGAACATGGTGGCGGCGGCTTTGGACGCCGCGTAACCGGCCATGCCCGCCCTCGGAACGGCTCCGGCATTGGAACTGATCGTCACGATGGCACCCGAGCGGCGGGGAATCATGTACCGCGCCACCGTTGTGCTGGCAAGGAAAACGCCGGTCGCGTTGACGGCGAACAAGGCGGCCCAGTCCGCCGTGGACATGTCGGCCGCCGCTCCTGTTCTCAGTACACCGGCTCCGTTGACCAGTACTTCGATCGGTCCCAGCTTCCGCTCGACGTCGGCGACGACCGCAGTGAGCGCGCTTTCGTCCGTGACGTCGACGGGAAACGCGGTGACCGCGTTGCCGCCGGCCGCGAGTGAGGCGACCGTCGCGGTCAGCGCGGTCGCGTTCGCGTCGAGCGCCGCCACGGTAGCTCCGCTCTCCGCGAAGGCGGCGAGTGTCGCGGCCCCGATCCCTTGCGCCGCGCCGGTCACCACGACAACCTGATCTCCGGAAGGCACCCCACGTTCTCGCACGGGGCCATCAAACATTAGGCAAGCCTTGCTTAACAAGAGGTAGGTAAGGCTTGCTTAATATCGTCGGACGAGGTCTTCGCCCTGGCCATCCCGCTGACCAGCCGTTATTCACCAAGTGGCGACGGTTGACGTGATTTCTTCAACACCCGACCGGACCAGCGGCAACAGCCACGGCCAACGGAGGCGCGGCCGCCGACGTTGTCCACATTGGTCAAAGCGGCGTGCTCGCTTGCGCCGGGCGATACGGGTGGGGTGCCGCCGACCCCGCCGGTTCGCTAAGGTCGCCCCCTTGCAGGCACATTCTTCGTGCGGGAGGTTCTCCGTGTCCGACGGCGTCACGATCATCGACGAGACTGTCCCCAGCGTGGCCAGGGTCTACGACGCGTTCCTCGGCGGCAAGGACAACTACGAGGCCGACCGGGAAGTGTTCCGGCAGATCGACGCCGTCGCGCCGCAGATGAAGGACCTCGCCCGTTCGGGACGGCGGTGGCTGATCCGGATGACCCGCTACCTCGCGAGGGAAGCCGGGATGACGCAGTTCCTCGACTGTGGGGCGGGACTGCCGACGGCGGAGAACACGCACACCGTCGCCCAGCGCGAGAATCCCGAAGCCAGGGTCGTCTATGTCGACAACGACCCCGTCGTCGCGGCACACGGCCGCGCGCTGCTTGAGGAAAACGACAGGACCCACCTCGTGATGGCCGATCTGACCGAGCCAGAGGCTCTGTTCAGCCACCCCGAGGTCACCCGCGCCATCGACCTCGATCAGCCGCTCGCGCTGTTCCAGTGCAGCACCCTGCACCATCTCTCGGACGAACGGGACCCGTGGGACATCATGCGGCGCTACCGTGACCTGCTTCCCGACGGCTCGTATCTCGCGCTGATCCACTTCCACGATCCCGAGGACGGCGGCGCGGCCAGCGAACTCGCGCGCTTCGTCGAGGACATATTCGCCAGGGGCAACATGGGCTCCGGCTATTTCCGTACACGGGAACAGATCGAGCGCTTCTTCGGCGACTTCGAGGTGCTGCCGCCCGGCCTCGTCCGGCTCAACGACTGGTGGCCGGACGGCCCCCACCTCCAGCCACACACCGTGGCCGACGACGTCGCGCTCGCCGCGCTCGCCCGTAAGTGACCCGCTTCCCCCACCCCGCGGTTCGCCGACCACGTCGGCGACCTGCTGGTCTCGACCTTCACCTTCGGTGATTGACCACTCGCCGAACGTGTAGCCGTTATCGCTGCCGGTCTCCCTCGGCGCACGGACTCGGGCCGGTGATGGTTGGATCAGCCGCGGGCGTCGAACACGCGGCGGATTCATGTTCGACGTGACACCCGAGGAACCTCTCGCGATGCGACGGCGTCCTACTCATCCGAGAGGGCGCTCCGCCGGGCGCAGCGAGCTACGGAAGGCACGGTCATGACCTACCCACCGCAACCAGGGCAGCCACAGTTCGGTCAGCAGCCAGGATGGCAGCAGGGCCAAGGCGGCGGTTTCCCTCAGCAGGGCGGCGGCTACCAGCAGGGCGGCCAGTTCCCGCAGGGCGGCGGCTACCCGCAACAGAACCCTTACGGCCAAGGCCAGGGCGGCGGCTTCCCTCCCCAGGAGCCGAAGAAGAAGACCGGGCTCTGGATCGGCCTCGCGACGGCCGTCGTCGTCATCGCGGCGTTCGGCGTCACCGCCTTCCTCGCACCGGGGTTCCTGCTCAGCGACGATGACGACAACCAGGCCGGCGGCAACGGCGGCACCACGACCAGCGAGACGCAGGCGCCGCCGCCAAGCGACGAGCCCTCGGAGACTCCGGCGATGCCCGGCACGCCCTCCGACACTCCCGAGGTGCCTGCTGGACAGGCCGGCGGAGCCCAGGAGCTCGCCAACTCCGTGGCACAGGGCTTCCAGAGCCAGGACGAGACCGCGCTGAACCAACTCGCCTGCACCGGCTCCGAGGACAAGATCGGCAGCTTCACCAAGGACGTCAACATGGTGACCAAGTACGAGCTGTCCGGTGACGTGCAGGAATCGGGAAGCACCGCCACCGCGACCGCCGATGTCACGCTGGAGAACGGCGGCCAAACCGCGAGCGGCGTCGTGACCATGACCTTCGCCAACGACGGCGGATCGTGGTG comes from the Prauserella marina genome and includes:
- a CDS encoding 2,3-dihydro-2,3-dihydroxybenzoate dehydrogenase; the protein is MRERGVPSGDQVVVVTGAAQGIGAATLAAFAESGATVAALDANATALTATVASLAAGGNAVTAFPVDVTDESALTAVVADVERKLGPIEVLVNGAGVLRTGAAADMSTADWAALFAVNATGVFLASTTVARYMIPRRSGAIVTISSNAGAVPRAGMAGYAASKAAATMFTKSLGLELARHGIRCNVVAPGSTDTPMLRGMWPENRDPGEAIADLVAGSPTDHKGGIPLEKIALPRDIAAAVLFLASAEAGHITMQELLVDGGAALGG
- a CDS encoding SAM-dependent methyltransferase, giving the protein MSDGVTIIDETVPSVARVYDAFLGGKDNYEADREVFRQIDAVAPQMKDLARSGRRWLIRMTRYLAREAGMTQFLDCGAGLPTAENTHTVAQRENPEARVVYVDNDPVVAAHGRALLEENDRTHLVMADLTEPEALFSHPEVTRAIDLDQPLALFQCSTLHHLSDERDPWDIMRRYRDLLPDGSYLALIHFHDPEDGGAASELARFVEDIFARGNMGSGYFRTREQIERFFGDFEVLPPGLVRLNDWWPDGPHLQPHTVADDVALAALARK